One window from the genome of Acaryochloris thomasi RCC1774 encodes:
- a CDS encoding helix-turn-helix domain-containing protein, giving the protein MAKTSDALKILGQLNPSDPELQEMVQEASVNAEVAQLIYAARTQANLTQKQLAELIGTQQPVIARLEDADYEGHSLSMLQRIAQALNRRVEIALVPLEDDSAFALQR; this is encoded by the coding sequence ATGGCTAAAACGAGCGATGCACTTAAAATCTTGGGGCAGTTGAACCCAAGCGATCCTGAGTTGCAGGAGATGGTTCAGGAAGCCTCTGTGAATGCGGAGGTTGCACAGCTTATCTATGCAGCAAGAACTCAGGCGAACCTGACTCAGAAGCAGCTTGCTGAGCTAATTGGCACTCAACAGCCTGTAATTGCTCGTCTTGAAGATGCAGATTATGAAGGGCATTCTTTATCCATGCTGCAGCGAATTGCCCAGGCGCTTAATCGGCGGGTGGAGATTGCGCTGGTTCCACTTGAGGATGATTCGGCATTCGCCTTACAACGTTAA
- a CDS encoding type II toxin-antitoxin system RelE/ParE family toxin, translating into MPQTQVVFYQDERGRVPALDWLKTLLKKDRKGYANCAARIQLLSESGYELRRPAVDYLRDGVYELRAKHRRTQYRILYFFHGQNVAILAHAITKEGAPVPDIDIERALDRKRLYEKAPDIHTYSEDTEDG; encoded by the coding sequence ATGCCCCAAACCCAGGTTGTGTTTTACCAGGATGAGCGGGGTCGGGTGCCAGCTCTAGATTGGTTGAAAACACTTCTGAAAAAGGATCGGAAGGGATATGCCAATTGTGCTGCTCGTATTCAGCTCTTGTCAGAGTCGGGGTATGAACTGCGGCGGCCAGCAGTGGACTATCTTCGTGATGGCGTCTACGAGCTGCGGGCCAAGCATAGGAGAACTCAGTACCGAATCTTGTATTTCTTTCACGGCCAGAACGTAGCGATTTTAGCCCACGCAATCACAAAAGAAGGTGCGCCAGTCCCCGACATAGATATTGAGCGGGCACTTGACCGAAAGCGTCTATATGAAAAGGCTCCAGACATCCATACCTATAGCGAGGATACAGAAGATGGCTAA